One part of the Vitis riparia cultivar Riparia Gloire de Montpellier isolate 1030 chromosome 6, EGFV_Vit.rip_1.0, whole genome shotgun sequence genome encodes these proteins:
- the LOC117916088 gene encoding LRR repeats and ubiquitin-like domain-containing protein At2g30105: protein MENSGTSGGVDDAKTATTITLNIKFSGRSIPVSVSPNSTVKDLKSLLQPLTNVLTRGQKLIFKGRVLADGMTLRESEITDGAKVMLMASQGLHQGGGPILKEAPTRPILRETAHANPKGNKRSEVFIGKGHLDRWKLTGVIALSECHLKAIPDEVWVCGPSARVLDLNNNFIQDVPVKIGCLSSMQKLLLSANDILDESISWEGVVSLKSLTVLSLSQNYLTMLPSALGALTSLRQLHIASNKLKSLPIQIGLMTQLEVLKANNNRISTIPTQIGDCNSLIEVEFSSNLLSELPETFSNLQNLKALHLSNNGIKSLPRNLFKMCLQLSTLDLHGTEITMDLLRQFEGWENFDERRRDKHQKQLDFRVVDSTAFDEGADKN, encoded by the exons ATGGAAAACAGTGGTACTAGCGGTGGCGTTGACGATGCCAAGACAGCCACCACCATAACACTGAACATCAAGTTCAGTGGAAGATCCATACCTGTTTCTGTCTCTCCGAACTCTACCGTCAAAGACCTCAAGTCTCTTCTCCAGCCTCTCACCAATGTCCTTACTCGGGGACAAAAACTCATTTTCAAAG GGAGGGTTCTGGCAGATGGCATGACGTTGCGTGAGTCGGAGATCACGGATGGGGCTAAGGTTATGCTGATGGCTTCTCAGGGCTTGCATCAAGGG GGCGGTCCAATCTTGAAGGAAGCTCCAACCCGTCCCATTTTGAGGGAAACAGCGCATGCCAATCCAAAGGGGAATAAGAGGTCTGAAGTTTTTATTGGTAAGGGTCATTTGGATCGGTGGAAGCTTACTGGAGTTATTGCATTGTCTGAATGCCATTTGAAG GCTATACCTGATGAAGTGTGGGTTTGTGGACCTTCTGCAAGAGTACTTGATCTAAACAACAACTTTATTCAAGATGTACCAGTCAAAATTGGCTGTTTGAGTTCTATGCAG AAATTGCTCCTTAGTGCAAATGATATATTGGATGAATCCATTAGCTGGGAAGGAGTAGTATCTCTGAAGTCTCTAACAGTTCTGTCTCTGAGCCAAAACTA TTTAACAATGTTGCCTTCTGCACTGGGTGCTCTGACTTCTCTAAGGCAACTTCACATTGCAAGCAACAAGCTGAAAAGTCTCCCAATCCAGATAGGACTTATGACTCAGCTGGAAGTTTTGAAAGCTAACAATAATAG GATAAGCACCATTCCTACACAAATAGGCGATTGTAATTCTCTAATTGAG GTTGAATTTTCATCGAACCTTCTGTCAGAGTTGCCTGAGACATTTAGCAATTTACAAAATCTAAAG GCTCTGCATCTAAGTAACAATGGGATCAAATCCCTCCCCCGTAATTTATTCAAGATGTGCCTCCAACTCTCAACCCTTGATCTCCATGGCACCGAAATCACTATGGATCTCCTCCGTCAA TTTGAAGGATGGGAAAATTTTGATGAACGTCGTCGGGACAAACATCAGAAGCAACTGGATTTTAGAGTTGTGGACTCTACCGCATTTGATGAAGGAGCTGATAAAAACTGA
- the LOC117916089 gene encoding uncharacterized protein At5g39865, with amino-acid sequence MWQPWGKSTVRIHTPSPTTNFSCSSFKDIQHLCKDETETQTPNKSSIFHRVRVATAVLRSWAPHPAQQVETNAASVPEEPLTPSEPLISIPGAESRIVVYFTSLRVVRSTFEDCRVVRSILRGFRVSMDERDLAMDSGFLEELQGILGQTKLTLPRVFIGGRYIGGAEEIRQLHETGELKKFVEGLPAAESGVCEMCGGYGFILCHECNGSHKCYSEKGDSIGFRSCTYCNENGLIRCPSCSAVAL; translated from the coding sequence ATGTGGCAGCCGTGGGGAAAATCAACCGTTCGGATTCATACCCCATCCCCAACTACAAATTTCTCCTGCTCCTCATTTAAAGATATCCAACATCTCTGCAAAGACGAAACCGAGACACAAACTCCCAATAAATCTTCCATCTTCCACCGAGTCCGTGTCGCCACAGCAGTCCTACGGTCGTGGGCACCCCACCCGGCCCAACAAGTAGAAACCAATGCAGCATCTGTGCCCGAAGAACCTCTCACTCCCTCTGAGCCATTGATCTCCATTCCCGGCGCCGAGAGTCGCATTGTTGTCTACTTCACCAGCCTCCGCGTGGTCCGCTCCACCTTCGAGGACTGCAGAGTCGTTCGGTCAATACTCCGAGGCTTTCGTGTCTCCATGGACGAACGAGATCTGGCGATGGACTCTGGATTCCTAGAGGAGCTACAAGGGATCTTGGGACAGACCAAGTTGACCCTACCTAGGGTTTTCATCGGCGGGAGGTACATTGGTGGCGCAGAGGAAATTCGGCAGCTTCACGAGACCGGCGAGCTGAAGAAATTCGTCGAAGGCCTGCCGGCGGCGGAGTCCGGAGTCTGCGAGATGTGTGGCGGTTACGGGTTCATTCTATGCCACGAGTGCAACGGTAGCCACAAGTGTTACTCCGAGAAGGGTGACAGCATTGGGTTCAGGAGCTGTACGTATTGCAACGAAAACGGTCTAATCAGGTGCCCTTCTTGTTCCGCTGTGGCACTTTGA